Proteins encoded together in one Candidatus Hydrogenedentota bacterium window:
- a CDS encoding sulfatase has protein sequence MKRFSTPLSGVLATGLLVVIAILVSQCRGSAGPTSQAGRVVESPGTKTLDGKGAVHRYTTDLFAALRSAERNPYVIPAKSMVVITRSGGSSDDPRGPRPTRKEDGKLFILASAGVPNVTAMLGLGIRAEDYNELRIRMRVNNGEHCTLTWTTDVEPSSMRSQGLTIPIFSDNEIHSYRVPLGGLTAQSWVGLVKSLVLRPSNLPADVEIESMELGFVAPESPSRITIAAQTHEAAFGSQPPWKLTIPANASLSTYIGLPEDTWANGRSASARFVATMDTDKQKGVLLLDQALTPTTDESHRNWIPFKADLSGFAGQRATIRFTISGVNDKPASPACWGDPRIAAVEPDCAAVPVVLVSCDTLRADHLSCYGHYRETTPNLDALAKEGVLFENAISVETWTLPSHASMFTGLYPKHHGVTPNANLAESTVTLPETLRDAGYVTGGFIGFTFWLYPWRGFSHGFDVYNTPDWRFRKIQETHRFAESWINAVQAPNFFLFLHNFDVHSKPAKQFDGLPYGPEDPKFLHFAKEFANPPSFQRPERDMVDAEAFLNAANAGEVTMTQEEIEYCKALYDDALRMVDASLGEMFESLKKRGLYERALIIVTADHGEEFGEHGTFGHGNVYEPSLHIPMIVKFPNAQFAGTRFKPVVELVDIMPTILDVIGAPAPEGLDGKSMLRMLRSDETPKEQGYSQRFLHKTVRETEWKLIRTRPETYELYNVSQDPGETNNLADSQPDQVARMRPPLEEFFKVNPQGWHIAFETPAHDYKGTVTISTEDVIESAELLGGQDVTAMNVTDRGVTLNVGKIDRAKRDELIVRTVGTSGRMSLTIKSPTDFSVALGDQPVATGKAFRVVLDPAAKAYPQPEVSTDPATGLRFRIWYVQQTGTRSAAQHLSPEAIEELKNLGYTGE, from the coding sequence ATGAAACGATTCTCAACTCCCCTATCCGGTGTACTGGCAACGGGGCTACTGGTAGTCATTGCCATTCTAGTCTCTCAGTGCCGGGGCAGCGCTGGGCCGACGTCGCAGGCGGGGCGCGTCGTCGAGTCCCCGGGGACGAAAACGCTCGACGGTAAGGGCGCTGTACACCGGTACACCACGGACCTTTTCGCTGCGTTGCGTAGCGCCGAACGCAACCCGTACGTCATTCCCGCGAAGTCGATGGTCGTGATTACGCGGTCTGGCGGATCGAGTGACGACCCGCGAGGGCCGCGCCCCACCCGCAAGGAAGACGGCAAGCTGTTCATACTCGCGAGTGCGGGGGTACCTAATGTTACAGCCATGTTGGGACTCGGCATCCGCGCGGAGGACTACAACGAATTGCGCATTCGCATGCGCGTCAACAACGGTGAACACTGCACATTGACATGGACGACGGATGTCGAACCGTCATCGATGCGCAGCCAGGGACTTACGATACCGATCTTTTCCGATAACGAAATTCACTCGTATCGCGTGCCCCTTGGCGGACTCACCGCGCAGTCTTGGGTGGGCCTCGTGAAGAGTCTGGTGCTCCGGCCGAGCAATCTGCCTGCAGACGTCGAGATTGAATCGATGGAGCTGGGGTTCGTTGCGCCCGAGAGTCCCTCGCGCATTACGATCGCGGCGCAGACGCACGAGGCCGCGTTTGGTTCGCAGCCGCCCTGGAAGTTGACCATTCCCGCGAACGCGTCGTTGAGCACGTACATCGGCCTGCCGGAGGACACGTGGGCGAACGGACGCAGCGCTAGCGCGCGGTTTGTTGCGACGATGGACACCGACAAACAAAAGGGTGTGCTGCTGCTGGATCAGGCATTAACACCGACAACGGACGAATCGCACCGCAATTGGATTCCGTTCAAGGCGGATTTGTCCGGTTTCGCCGGGCAACGCGCGACGATCCGTTTTACCATATCCGGCGTAAACGACAAGCCGGCCAGCCCTGCCTGCTGGGGCGATCCGCGCATTGCAGCAGTGGAACCGGACTGCGCGGCGGTCCCGGTTGTGCTTGTGTCGTGCGACACACTGCGCGCGGACCATCTCTCGTGTTACGGCCACTACCGCGAAACGACACCGAACCTCGACGCGCTCGCGAAGGAGGGCGTGCTGTTCGAGAATGCGATTTCCGTCGAGACGTGGACGCTTCCTTCGCACGCGTCGATGTTCACGGGCCTGTACCCGAAGCACCACGGCGTAACTCCCAATGCGAACCTCGCCGAATCAACGGTGACTTTACCGGAAACGTTGCGCGATGCGGGATACGTCACTGGTGGATTTATCGGCTTCACATTCTGGCTGTATCCGTGGCGCGGGTTCTCGCACGGGTTCGACGTCTACAACACGCCGGACTGGCGTTTCCGGAAAATTCAAGAGACGCACCGGTTCGCGGAAAGTTGGATTAACGCGGTACAGGCGCCGAACTTTTTTCTGTTTCTGCACAACTTCGATGTGCATTCGAAGCCCGCAAAGCAGTTCGACGGGCTGCCGTACGGGCCCGAGGATCCGAAGTTCCTGCACTTTGCGAAAGAATTCGCCAATCCCCCGTCGTTTCAACGCCCCGAACGCGACATGGTGGATGCCGAAGCCTTTCTGAACGCCGCGAATGCGGGCGAAGTTACGATGACGCAGGAGGAGATCGAGTACTGTAAGGCGCTCTACGACGACGCGCTGCGCATGGTCGACGCGTCGCTGGGTGAAATGTTCGAGTCGTTGAAGAAACGTGGTCTTTACGAACGGGCGCTCATCATCGTCACCGCGGATCATGGGGAAGAATTCGGCGAGCACGGCACCTTCGGGCACGGCAATGTGTACGAGCCGTCGCTTCACATCCCGATGATTGTGAAGTTTCCGAACGCGCAATTCGCGGGCACGCGGTTCAAGCCGGTCGTCGAACTGGTGGACATCATGCCGACGATACTCGATGTAATCGGCGCGCCGGCGCCGGAGGGTCTTGACGGCAAGAGCATGCTGCGCATGTTGCGGAGTGACGAGACGCCCAAGGAGCAGGGGTACAGCCAGCGCTTTCTCCACAAGACGGTGCGCGAGACGGAATGGAAACTGATCCGCACGCGCCCCGAGACGTACGAGCTCTACAACGTCTCGCAGGACCCCGGGGAAACGAACAATCTCGCGGATTCGCAACCGGATCAGGTCGCGCGCATGCGCCCGCCGCTCGAAGAGTTCTTCAAGGTCAATCCGCAGGGCTGGCACATCGCGTTCGAGACGCCGGCGCACGACTACAAGGGCACGGTCACGATCTCGACCGAGGACGTAATCGAGTCCGCGGAACTGCTCGGTGGGCAGGACGTGACCGCGATGAACGTGACCGATCGCGGCGTGACGCTGAACGTCGGCAAGATCGACCGCGCGAAGCGCGACGAACTGATTGTGCGCACGGTCGGCACTTCCGGCCGCATGTCGCTGACGATCAAATCGCCAACCGATTTCTCGGTTGCACTGGGCGACCAGCCTGTCGCCACGGGCAAGGCGTTCCGCGTAGTGCTCGATCCCGCGGCGAAAGCGTACCCGCAGCCGGAAGTCTCGACCGATCCGGCGACGGGATTGCGGTTCCGCATCTGGTATGTGCAACAGACTGGCACGCGTTCCGCCGCGCAACACCTTTCCCCCGAGGCGATCGAGGAACTGAAGAATTTGGGCTACACCGGCGAGTAA
- a CDS encoding protein kinase, giving the protein MSNTTKDLLFGVIATRLNCVTSAELAHAAESWIRDPATPLPQHLIATKAMSPDDSFFLKQLVDAAVESSGGDSGCALERLGGSTQVEEAFAKTIIVEDGDDGLTVRLAEHAAFAADEGGHAAISASKEELGRYRLVKEHARGGMGRILLVHDEFVGRDVALKELLPDLAYVDGGKREWKRSPYLTRFLQEARITGQLEHPSIVPVHEIGFRNDGTLYYTMKLVRGRTLREAISSSAALVDRLKFLPHYVGLCNALAYAHSRGVIHRDIKPSNVMVGEFGETVVLDWGLAKVRDTKDIHCEGVRETIEALRDAGPEAAAKTRYGTALGTPAYMPPEQAEGRIDEIDERSDVYSLGAVLYELLTGHAPYGGTAMRNILQCVITEEPTPILSLEPDAPRELVAICRRAMRKDASGRYPSAKALAEEIGRFQAGALVQAYEYRFGEHLKRFLRKHRSLVVTSAAAALVLLVVGVYSYLSIVSKNVELTETANQRDAQAKAAEQARNQAEGAAEKALASEQVALAEKARADKELYFTSIRLAQSQIDQRNFDAARRTLADSPVEHRNWEWGRLMERCNEDSATYKRPHFAANGQSKYLPVVVDIDGDRLAMVTVDGSVDWYDLRSHDLRHRITPEKEGRQVQIAISPDGRYFACLDNTKGTVLSISDFQPVVTFDGIENWQWTMEFSANGTHFAYRDPLTMITKVQDLDHTDAQPVVLDVIANARVRVSPDGGRLLTVEDGQTGNAASSVWRLHDTGTGAVVQEATTEPIELFGFVGRGDRLFVAYDTRIDVIDVTDGRSVAVFAIETGKITGVFGGIVENTIAFGDTSGTVRVADLASRRIRSEFKAHNGAIRSIAATPDGRLIVSGGDDRRIHVLDSETASVVRVFEGHSSPVTELYVDGSGTRIASVAGSEVKLWDVKAPPSTMHWQGGPIMASAVSTDGLQIYACDGDGVVTCRNLLTGAVEWTHRFGTSRDVNPVFRDDAAYVAVRSAQGLTIWNTGLREPVFEIGGANYSFAHAAFSPTDDVAAIVDLTPATREVLLRIVDLPASAQTGAVVLNFAAEEASYERGGIAFMPDGKRIGVLAESILAFYDIESGQIAEPLALDLPERDVSLRAIDQSGDHALLYGATGQVYVADLSTRSANLTLPPAGAAWQSLRFSADGSRIIAGDISGALRIFDSRTGREIYAAPQLNGAIEFALVHPITQTLVAATQIGTVLAERAMPWELGDYPGGDRAQLDYRIETLKRHVRAARTDWGICQKHLASGLDDKIAWALSNGYLKADDPLPDSVRFAIAQSCPAGGAYTAGDWDAVPSCSIHGALGGEYNLLRLVCRLDVAPEAEGALVARAIAAVLPGIRSILEERMEQWTRVEGHYRAALAAGEKRLAVRGNRKLAYTYMGEANLALGRHEQAAHDLSAAIEAGNARARLSLAWALARHGTEESTRSAYDHLEEYLETFLVSTSALELWTELRALPQAVEPALIDRITRLTSYTGEEWRALPWCDSIDEAVAAAQAKNKLVLLSLTTPASLLTDELRRHVLSHPDMLDAVQTYYVPCAIDASRDAEVPKRYGIETLPSLLVLNERGEPISSPERDVSLESFRKDYVRPLQADGYLHHWLIVGPFDFANGAGFDRAYPPETGIDTTAEYDGTNGKARWLACRASEVTHEVRLTSLFGPLPNSVVYAYSEFEVDTDVNAWVKVGSDDGCKLWVNGVWVNENLASLMLNPRAFKRDGDVHGVTLKRGRNTVLLKTVNHTGAFSFSVRVQDGDDPIPSLRPVTLPACPEIRVRDDYYALAVGDMRTHIASSNSAGELHFALAWDEIRPLWREHGHSILGEVNPRQHTDEQGRVGVAGNNLGKHPLLRKLGFQDGDVILSVNDMHLQEVLAVGMDKVTETLSKEKQWRVEILRDGHVLTHIYEKQ; this is encoded by the coding sequence ATGTCGAATACGACCAAGGACCTGCTTTTCGGTGTCATCGCCACACGTCTGAACTGCGTGACCTCCGCCGAACTCGCCCACGCGGCCGAGTCGTGGATTCGCGATCCCGCCACGCCGCTGCCGCAACACCTCATCGCAACGAAGGCAATGTCGCCTGACGACTCCTTCTTTCTCAAGCAACTCGTCGATGCCGCGGTCGAGTCCAGCGGAGGTGACTCTGGGTGCGCACTCGAGCGGCTCGGCGGCAGTACACAGGTCGAAGAGGCGTTCGCGAAGACAATCATCGTCGAGGACGGTGACGACGGCCTGACCGTGCGCCTGGCCGAGCACGCTGCGTTTGCAGCAGATGAGGGTGGCCACGCCGCGATTTCCGCGAGCAAAGAGGAACTCGGACGGTATCGACTGGTGAAGGAACATGCGCGCGGCGGCATGGGGCGGATACTACTTGTCCACGACGAGTTCGTTGGGCGCGACGTGGCGCTGAAGGAACTCTTGCCGGACCTCGCATATGTTGACGGGGGCAAACGCGAGTGGAAGCGGTCGCCGTATCTGACGCGCTTTTTGCAGGAGGCGCGCATCACAGGACAACTCGAGCACCCATCCATCGTACCCGTGCACGAAATTGGGTTCCGCAACGACGGGACGTTGTATTACACGATGAAGCTGGTGCGCGGCCGTACGCTGCGCGAAGCAATCTCCTCGTCCGCGGCGCTCGTCGATCGCCTCAAATTCCTGCCGCACTATGTGGGCTTGTGCAACGCTTTGGCATACGCGCACAGCCGCGGGGTAATCCATCGCGATATTAAGCCATCGAACGTCATGGTCGGAGAGTTTGGCGAAACCGTTGTACTCGACTGGGGCCTCGCCAAGGTACGCGATACCAAAGACATTCACTGCGAAGGCGTCCGCGAAACAATCGAAGCCTTGCGCGACGCAGGCCCCGAGGCAGCCGCCAAGACGCGGTACGGCACCGCGCTCGGGACGCCCGCGTATATGCCGCCGGAACAGGCGGAAGGCCGTATCGACGAGATCGACGAGCGATCGGACGTGTACTCGCTTGGCGCGGTGTTGTACGAATTGCTGACCGGCCACGCACCGTATGGGGGCACGGCGATGCGCAACATACTGCAGTGCGTCATCACGGAAGAACCCACACCGATCTTGTCTCTGGAGCCGGATGCGCCGCGGGAACTCGTGGCGATTTGCCGGCGCGCAATGCGAAAAGACGCCTCCGGCCGCTACCCCTCGGCCAAGGCGTTGGCCGAGGAAATAGGCCGGTTCCAGGCCGGCGCATTGGTGCAGGCTTACGAGTACCGCTTCGGCGAACATCTGAAGCGGTTCTTGCGTAAGCACAGGTCCTTGGTGGTGACATCCGCGGCCGCTGCGTTGGTGCTGCTCGTCGTCGGCGTGTACTCGTACCTGTCGATCGTGTCAAAGAATGTTGAATTGACGGAAACAGCCAACCAGCGCGACGCGCAGGCCAAGGCGGCGGAGCAAGCGCGGAATCAGGCAGAAGGCGCGGCGGAGAAGGCGCTCGCATCGGAGCAGGTGGCCCTTGCCGAAAAAGCGCGAGCGGACAAAGAATTGTATTTCACGTCGATTCGCCTGGCACAGTCCCAGATTGACCAGCGAAATTTCGACGCGGCGCGACGTACACTCGCGGACAGTCCTGTGGAACACCGCAATTGGGAGTGGGGACGCTTGATGGAGCGGTGCAACGAGGATTCCGCAACCTACAAGCGACCGCACTTCGCGGCGAACGGGCAGTCCAAGTACTTGCCGGTGGTTGTCGACATCGACGGGGATCGGTTGGCGATGGTCACCGTCGACGGCTCGGTGGACTGGTACGATCTCCGGTCACACGATCTGCGGCATCGGATCACGCCGGAAAAGGAAGGCCGCCAAGTACAGATCGCAATTAGTCCGGACGGAAGATACTTCGCGTGCCTCGACAACACGAAAGGCACGGTCCTTTCCATTTCCGACTTTCAACCGGTGGTCACGTTCGACGGAATCGAGAATTGGCAGTGGACGATGGAGTTCAGCGCGAACGGCACGCACTTTGCCTATCGCGATCCGCTAACGATGATTACCAAGGTCCAAGACCTCGATCATACCGATGCTCAGCCCGTTGTGCTCGACGTCATCGCGAACGCCCGCGTACGGGTCAGTCCGGACGGGGGCCGCCTACTCACCGTCGAAGACGGCCAGACCGGCAATGCCGCATCCAGCGTGTGGCGTCTCCACGATACCGGCACGGGGGCGGTTGTGCAGGAAGCGACGACCGAGCCCATCGAACTATTCGGGTTTGTTGGACGCGGCGACAGGCTTTTCGTTGCGTACGATACGCGTATCGACGTGATAGACGTAACGGACGGACGTTCAGTAGCCGTGTTTGCGATTGAGACCGGAAAGATTACGGGTGTGTTCGGAGGGATTGTCGAGAATACGATTGCGTTTGGCGACACGAGCGGAACGGTGCGTGTCGCCGATCTCGCCAGTCGGCGAATTCGTTCCGAGTTCAAAGCGCACAACGGAGCAATACGGTCCATCGCAGCGACACCGGACGGACGGTTAATTGTAAGTGGCGGCGACGATCGCCGTATTCACGTCTTGGATTCGGAAACGGCGTCCGTTGTGCGTGTCTTCGAGGGCCATTCGTCGCCTGTTACCGAACTGTACGTAGATGGCAGCGGCACCCGGATCGCCTCTGTCGCCGGCAGTGAAGTAAAACTTTGGGACGTGAAAGCGCCTCCGTCCACGATGCATTGGCAAGGCGGTCCGATCATGGCTTCCGCGGTATCGACAGACGGACTGCAGATATACGCATGTGACGGAGATGGAGTAGTCACGTGCCGCAACCTGCTGACCGGCGCTGTTGAATGGACCCATCGCTTCGGTACGTCACGCGACGTAAATCCGGTTTTCCGCGACGATGCGGCCTACGTAGCAGTGCGATCGGCGCAAGGCCTGACAATCTGGAATACCGGATTGCGCGAACCAGTGTTTGAAATTGGAGGCGCAAATTACTCCTTCGCCCACGCGGCGTTCAGCCCGACTGACGACGTCGCAGCCATTGTCGACCTGACGCCCGCAACACGTGAGGTCCTTCTGCGTATCGTGGACTTGCCCGCCAGCGCACAAACCGGCGCCGTTGTGCTCAACTTCGCCGCGGAAGAAGCTTCGTATGAGCGCGGGGGAATCGCCTTTATGCCGGACGGCAAACGCATTGGCGTTCTTGCCGAATCGATTCTGGCGTTCTACGATATCGAATCGGGACAGATCGCCGAGCCGCTCGCACTTGATCTTCCGGAGCGAGACGTCAGCTTGCGCGCAATCGATCAGTCCGGCGATCACGCATTGTTGTATGGAGCTACCGGGCAAGTCTACGTTGCCGATCTGTCGACGAGAAGCGCTAATCTCACGCTGCCACCCGCCGGCGCCGCGTGGCAGAGTTTACGATTCAGTGCAGACGGCAGTCGAATCATTGCAGGGGATATCTCCGGCGCATTGCGGATATTCGATTCAAGGACTGGGCGCGAAATCTATGCCGCGCCACAACTGAACGGCGCTATCGAATTCGCGCTGGTTCATCCCATAACGCAAACGCTCGTTGCAGCGACCCAAATCGGTACGGTGCTCGCTGAGCGCGCAATGCCGTGGGAATTGGGCGATTATCCCGGCGGCGACAGAGCACAACTGGACTACCGCATCGAAACCTTAAAGCGGCACGTACGCGCGGCCCGTACCGATTGGGGAATTTGCCAAAAGCACCTTGCGAGCGGCCTGGACGACAAGATTGCCTGGGCACTGTCCAATGGGTATCTCAAGGCCGATGACCCTCTACCCGACAGCGTCCGGTTCGCGATCGCGCAATCGTGCCCAGCCGGTGGCGCGTACACGGCAGGCGACTGGGACGCCGTGCCGAGCTGTTCGATTCACGGGGCTTTGGGGGGTGAGTACAACTTGCTGCGCTTGGTGTGCCGGTTGGACGTGGCGCCGGAGGCGGAGGGTGCGCTTGTGGCCCGTGCAATCGCGGCGGTGCTGCCCGGTATTCGGTCGATCCTGGAAGAGCGGATGGAGCAATGGACACGCGTTGAAGGCCACTATCGCGCCGCGCTGGCCGCCGGCGAGAAACGCCTGGCAGTGCGCGGTAATCGCAAACTCGCTTACACATACATGGGCGAAGCGAACCTTGCCCTCGGCCGCCACGAACAGGCTGCGCACGATCTTTCGGCCGCGATCGAGGCGGGCAACGCTCGCGCGCGTCTCTCGTTGGCGTGGGCCCTGGCCCGACACGGTACAGAAGAATCCACTCGATCGGCATATGATCACCTGGAAGAGTATCTGGAAACGTTTCTGGTGAGTACTTCGGCGCTTGAACTGTGGACGGAGTTACGCGCCTTGCCGCAAGCCGTCGAGCCTGCTTTGATTGATCGGATTACTCGCCTGACGTCCTATACCGGCGAAGAATGGCGCGCGCTTCCGTGGTGCGATTCGATTGACGAAGCCGTCGCAGCCGCGCAAGCGAAAAACAAACTGGTCCTGCTGTCACTGACAACGCCCGCATCTCTGCTGACCGACGAGTTGCGCCGCCACGTTCTGAGCCATCCCGATATGTTGGACGCGGTTCAGACGTATTATGTGCCGTGCGCGATCGATGCGTCGCGCGACGCGGAAGTGCCAAAGCGCTATGGCATCGAAACGCTTCCTTCGTTGCTGGTGCTCAACGAGCGCGGGGAACCCATTTCCAGCCCCGAACGGGACGTCAGTCTCGAAAGCTTTCGCAAGGACTATGTGCGCCCGCTGCAAGCGGACGGATATTTGCATCATTGGCTCATCGTAGGGCCCTTCGATTTTGCGAACGGCGCAGGTTTTGACCGCGCGTACCCACCCGAGACCGGAATCGACACGACGGCGGAGTACGATGGCACAAATGGAAAGGCGCGGTGGTTGGCGTGCCGCGCCAGCGAAGTGACGCACGAAGTGCGGCTGACATCGCTGTTTGGTCCGCTTCCAAATAGTGTCGTGTATGCGTATTCCGAATTTGAGGTGGACACCGACGTGAACGCATGGGTGAAGGTCGGAAGTGACGATGGCTGCAAACTGTGGGTAAACGGGGTATGGGTGAACGAAAACCTGGCGTCATTGATGCTCAACCCGCGCGCATTCAAACGTGACGGCGACGTGCATGGCGTGACGCTGAAGCGAGGACGCAATACGGTCCTCTTGAAGACGGTCAATCATACCGGCGCGTTTTCATTCTCGGTGCGCGTACAAGATGGCGACGATCCGATACCGAGCCTCCGCCCCGTCACGTTGCCGGCTTGCCCAGAAATCCGCGTGCGCGACGACTACTACGCGCTGGCCGTGGGTGACATGCGCACGCATATCGCGTCGTCGAATTCCGCAGGCGAGTTACACTTTGCGTTGGCGTGGGACGAGATTCGACCGCTCTGGCGTGAACACGGTCACAGCATTCTCGGCGAGGTCAACCCGCGGCAGCATACCGACGAGCAAGGCCGCGTTGGTGTCGCCGGCAACAACCTGGGCAAGCACCCCCTGCTTCGAAAACTGGGGTTTCAGGACGGCGACGTCATACTCAGCGTAAACGACATGCACCTGCAAGAAGTGCTTGCCGTGGGCATGGACAAGGTTACCGAAACGTTGAGCAAGGAAAAACAGTGGCGCGTTGAAATCCTGCGCGACGGGCACGTTTTGACGCACATCTATGAGAAGCAGTAG
- a CDS encoding ABC transporter ATP-binding protein yields MIEVLDFHKHYDGVFAVKGLTFTVQPGQVLGLVGPNGAGKTTTLRAMCGIIPPTRGVLRIGGHDVRADPVAAKRMLAYVPDDPKLFDVLTVWEHLRYTAAAYDVPKWEVDAERLLRQFELEEKRNTLGAELSRGMRQKLAICCAYLHAPKALLLDEPLTGVDPHGIRTTKDSIRGYAQAGGAIIMSSHILDLVEDLCSHLLILHRGECLYFGTLTEARTAFDDLHGDATLEEIFLRATRMPGASPPPLDSGA; encoded by the coding sequence ATGATTGAAGTACTCGATTTTCATAAGCACTACGACGGCGTGTTCGCCGTAAAGGGCCTGACCTTCACCGTGCAACCAGGGCAGGTGCTCGGCCTGGTCGGCCCAAACGGCGCGGGCAAAACGACGACGCTCCGCGCGATGTGCGGCATCATCCCGCCGACGCGTGGCGTGCTGCGCATTGGCGGCCATGACGTCCGCGCTGACCCCGTTGCGGCGAAGCGCATGCTCGCGTACGTGCCCGACGATCCGAAGCTCTTCGACGTGCTCACGGTGTGGGAGCACCTGCGTTACACCGCCGCCGCGTACGATGTGCCCAAATGGGAGGTCGATGCGGAGCGCCTGCTCAGACAGTTCGAACTCGAAGAAAAACGCAACACGCTCGGCGCGGAACTGTCGCGCGGAATGCGGCAGAAGCTGGCCATTTGCTGCGCGTACCTGCACGCGCCGAAAGCGTTGCTGCTCGATGAACCGCTGACCGGCGTCGATCCGCATGGCATCCGCACGACAAAAGACTCGATTCGCGGCTACGCTCAGGCCGGCGGCGCGATCATTATGAGTTCGCACATCCTCGATCTTGTCGAGGACCTGTGCAGCCACCTGCTGATATTGCACCGGGGCGAGTGCCTGTATTTCGGGACGCTTACCGAGGCGCGGACGGCGTTCGACGATTTGCATGGCGACGCGACGCTCGAGGAAATCTTCCTGCGCGCGACGCGTATGCCCGGCGCGTCACCCCCACCGCTTGATTCAGGGGCCTAA